The following proteins are encoded in a genomic region of Arachis ipaensis cultivar K30076 chromosome B02, Araip1.1, whole genome shotgun sequence:
- the LOC107626024 gene encoding polygalacturonate 4-alpha-galacturonosyltransferase isoform X1 → MAPKRGISFSRSRSSSGKLSSSSSSSSSHFPVLAFVILCVMAPMIFFLGRGLYAADQDDFSAVPSNQVVTWRGWQALQNLKSFFPKEVLDVIVSSTNDTGPLSLDNFRKNNMSASWRVVELETSNATNEPKTDDRQEKPKLKDGKSSADGRTRWIDSPTQQARRQLIGKRRERRAAELVKLNDELIAKLENSAIERSKSVESAVLGKYSIWRKEVEYENADSTVRLMRDQNIMARVYLSIAKMKNKLELFQELQTRLKESKRALGDATSDADLNRSAHEKIKAMGQVLSKAREQLYDCKLVSGKLRAMLQTADEHVRSFKKQSTFLSQLAAKTIPNGIHCLSMRLTIDYYLLPPEKRKFPGSENLEDPSLYHYALFSDNVLAASVVVNSTITNAKDPSKHVFHLVTDKLNFGAMNMWFLLNPPGKATIHVENVDEFKWLNSSYCPVLRQLESATMREYYFKAGHPNTLSSGASNLKYRNPKYLSMLNHLRFYLPQVYPKLDKILFLDDDIVVQKDLTGLWAVNLQGKVNGAVETCGASFHRFDKYLNFSNPHIARNFDPNACGWAYGMNIFDLKEWKKKDITGIYHKWQNMNEDRVLWKLGTLPPGLMTFYGLTHPLNKSWHVLGLGYNPSVDRSEIDSAAVVHYNGNMKPWLEIAMTKYRSYWSKYVKYDHPYLRNCKLHE, encoded by the exons ATGGCGCCAAAGAGAGGGATTTCGTTCTCAAGGAGCAGAAGCAGCAGCGGCAAGTTGTCGTCATCATCTTCGTCATCGTCATCGCATTTTCCTGTTTTGGCGTTCGTGATTCTCTGTGTTATGGCTCCGATGATTTTCTTCCTCGGAAGAGGCCTCTACGCTGCGG ATCAAGATGATTTTTCAGCAGTTCCAAGTAATCAG GTTGTCACATGGAGAGGATGGCAAgcattgcagaatcttaaatcaTTTTTTCCAAAAGAG GTTCTTGATGTTATCGTATCCAGCACGAATGATACAGGGCCTTTGAGTCTTGATAATTTCAGAAAAAATAATATGTCTGCCTCTTGGAGAGTCGTGGAGTTGGAGACTTCAAATGCCACAAATGAG CCCAAAACAGATGACAGACAAGAGAAACCAAAGCTGAAGGATGGAAAATCTTCAGCTG ATGGTCGTACTCGATGGATTGATAGTCCTACGCAACAAGCCAGAAGG CAATTAATAGGGAAAAGGCGGGAGAGGCGTGCTGCTGAGTTGGTAAAATTGAACGATGAATTAATCGCAAAACTTGAAAATTCAGCTATTGAACGCTCAAAATCTGTTGAGTCAGCTGTTCTAGGTAAATACAGCATTTGGAGGAAAGAAGTTGAGTATGAAAATGCTGATTCTACTGTTCGGTTGATGCGGGACCAAAACATTATGGCTAGGGTATATTTAAGTATTGCAAAGATGAAGAACAAGCTTGAACTTTTCCAAGAACTGCAAACTCGGCTAAAAGAGAGTAAACGTGCTTTAGGCGATGCTACTTCTGATGCTGATCTAAATCGCAG TGCACATGAAAAGATAAAGGCTATGGGTCAAGTCCTGTCAAAAGCAAGAGAACAATTGTATGACTGCAAATTGGTATCTGGGAAACTAAGGGCAATGCTACAAACAGCCGATGAGCATGTTCGGAGCTTTAAGAAACAGAGTACATTTCTCAGTCAGTTGGCTGCAAAGACGATACCTAACGGAATCCATTGCTTATCTATGCGTCTTACCATAGATTACTACCTTCTTCCACCGGAAAAGAGAAAGTTCCCTGGGAGTGAGAACTTGGAGGATCCCAGTCTTTATCATTATGCACTGTTTTCAGACAATGTCTTGGCTGCATCTGTTGTTGTCAACTCAACTATTACGAATGCTAAG GATCCTtcaaagcatgtttttcatcttGTTACTGACAAACTAAATTTTGGAGCCATGAACATGTGGTTTCTGTTGAACCCACCTGGAAAAGCTACAATTCATGTTGAAAATGTCGATGAATTTAAGTGGTTGAACTCATCCTACTGCCCAGTCCTGCGGCAGCTAGAATCTGCAACAATGAGAGAGTATTATTTTAAGGCAGGCCATCCGAACACACTTTCTTCTGGTGCTTCAAATCTGAAGTACAGAAACCCCAAATATCTGTCAATGCTCAACCATCTGAGATTCTACCTTCCACAAGTTTATCCAAAGTTGGATAAGATCCTTTTTCTCGATGATGACATCGTTGTCCAGAAGGATTTGACTGGTTTGTGGGCTGTGAATCTCCAAGGTAAAGTAAACGGTGCAGTCGAAACATGTGGTGCGAGCTTTCACCGATTTGACAAGTATCTGAACTTTTCAAATCCACATATTGCAAGAAATTTTGATCCGAATGCTTGTGGCTGGGCATATGGAATGAACATATTTGATCTGAAGGAGTGGAAAAAGAAGGATATCACTGGCATATATCACAAGTGGCAGAATATG AATGAAGACAGGGTGCTGTGGAAGCTGGGTACATTACCCCCGGGGCTAATGACATTCTATGGTCTCACGCATCCGCTAAATAAATCATGGCACGTTCTTGGTTTGGGTTATAATCCAAGCGTAGATCGATCCGAGATTGATAGTGCAGCAGTTGTACACTACAATGGCAACATGAAACCATGGTTGGAGATTGCCATGACAAAGTATAGGTCTTACTGGTCCAAATATGTGAAGTATGATCATCCCTATCTTCGGAACTGTAAGCTACATGAGTAA
- the LOC107626024 gene encoding polygalacturonate 4-alpha-galacturonosyltransferase isoform X2: MAPKRGISFSRSRSSSGKLSSSSSSSSSHFPVLAFVILCVMAPMIFFLGRGLYAADQDDFSAVPSNQVVTWRGWQALQNLKSFFPKEVLDVIVSSTNDTGPLSLDNFRKNNMSASWRVVELETSNATNEPKTDDRQEKPKLKDGKSSDGRTRWIDSPTQQARRQLIGKRRERRAAELVKLNDELIAKLENSAIERSKSVESAVLGKYSIWRKEVEYENADSTVRLMRDQNIMARVYLSIAKMKNKLELFQELQTRLKESKRALGDATSDADLNRSAHEKIKAMGQVLSKAREQLYDCKLVSGKLRAMLQTADEHVRSFKKQSTFLSQLAAKTIPNGIHCLSMRLTIDYYLLPPEKRKFPGSENLEDPSLYHYALFSDNVLAASVVVNSTITNAKDPSKHVFHLVTDKLNFGAMNMWFLLNPPGKATIHVENVDEFKWLNSSYCPVLRQLESATMREYYFKAGHPNTLSSGASNLKYRNPKYLSMLNHLRFYLPQVYPKLDKILFLDDDIVVQKDLTGLWAVNLQGKVNGAVETCGASFHRFDKYLNFSNPHIARNFDPNACGWAYGMNIFDLKEWKKKDITGIYHKWQNMNEDRVLWKLGTLPPGLMTFYGLTHPLNKSWHVLGLGYNPSVDRSEIDSAAVVHYNGNMKPWLEIAMTKYRSYWSKYVKYDHPYLRNCKLHE; the protein is encoded by the exons ATGGCGCCAAAGAGAGGGATTTCGTTCTCAAGGAGCAGAAGCAGCAGCGGCAAGTTGTCGTCATCATCTTCGTCATCGTCATCGCATTTTCCTGTTTTGGCGTTCGTGATTCTCTGTGTTATGGCTCCGATGATTTTCTTCCTCGGAAGAGGCCTCTACGCTGCGG ATCAAGATGATTTTTCAGCAGTTCCAAGTAATCAG GTTGTCACATGGAGAGGATGGCAAgcattgcagaatcttaaatcaTTTTTTCCAAAAGAG GTTCTTGATGTTATCGTATCCAGCACGAATGATACAGGGCCTTTGAGTCTTGATAATTTCAGAAAAAATAATATGTCTGCCTCTTGGAGAGTCGTGGAGTTGGAGACTTCAAATGCCACAAATGAG CCCAAAACAGATGACAGACAAGAGAAACCAAAGCTGAAGGATGGAAAATCTTCAG ATGGTCGTACTCGATGGATTGATAGTCCTACGCAACAAGCCAGAAGG CAATTAATAGGGAAAAGGCGGGAGAGGCGTGCTGCTGAGTTGGTAAAATTGAACGATGAATTAATCGCAAAACTTGAAAATTCAGCTATTGAACGCTCAAAATCTGTTGAGTCAGCTGTTCTAGGTAAATACAGCATTTGGAGGAAAGAAGTTGAGTATGAAAATGCTGATTCTACTGTTCGGTTGATGCGGGACCAAAACATTATGGCTAGGGTATATTTAAGTATTGCAAAGATGAAGAACAAGCTTGAACTTTTCCAAGAACTGCAAACTCGGCTAAAAGAGAGTAAACGTGCTTTAGGCGATGCTACTTCTGATGCTGATCTAAATCGCAG TGCACATGAAAAGATAAAGGCTATGGGTCAAGTCCTGTCAAAAGCAAGAGAACAATTGTATGACTGCAAATTGGTATCTGGGAAACTAAGGGCAATGCTACAAACAGCCGATGAGCATGTTCGGAGCTTTAAGAAACAGAGTACATTTCTCAGTCAGTTGGCTGCAAAGACGATACCTAACGGAATCCATTGCTTATCTATGCGTCTTACCATAGATTACTACCTTCTTCCACCGGAAAAGAGAAAGTTCCCTGGGAGTGAGAACTTGGAGGATCCCAGTCTTTATCATTATGCACTGTTTTCAGACAATGTCTTGGCTGCATCTGTTGTTGTCAACTCAACTATTACGAATGCTAAG GATCCTtcaaagcatgtttttcatcttGTTACTGACAAACTAAATTTTGGAGCCATGAACATGTGGTTTCTGTTGAACCCACCTGGAAAAGCTACAATTCATGTTGAAAATGTCGATGAATTTAAGTGGTTGAACTCATCCTACTGCCCAGTCCTGCGGCAGCTAGAATCTGCAACAATGAGAGAGTATTATTTTAAGGCAGGCCATCCGAACACACTTTCTTCTGGTGCTTCAAATCTGAAGTACAGAAACCCCAAATATCTGTCAATGCTCAACCATCTGAGATTCTACCTTCCACAAGTTTATCCAAAGTTGGATAAGATCCTTTTTCTCGATGATGACATCGTTGTCCAGAAGGATTTGACTGGTTTGTGGGCTGTGAATCTCCAAGGTAAAGTAAACGGTGCAGTCGAAACATGTGGTGCGAGCTTTCACCGATTTGACAAGTATCTGAACTTTTCAAATCCACATATTGCAAGAAATTTTGATCCGAATGCTTGTGGCTGGGCATATGGAATGAACATATTTGATCTGAAGGAGTGGAAAAAGAAGGATATCACTGGCATATATCACAAGTGGCAGAATATG AATGAAGACAGGGTGCTGTGGAAGCTGGGTACATTACCCCCGGGGCTAATGACATTCTATGGTCTCACGCATCCGCTAAATAAATCATGGCACGTTCTTGGTTTGGGTTATAATCCAAGCGTAGATCGATCCGAGATTGATAGTGCAGCAGTTGTACACTACAATGGCAACATGAAACCATGGTTGGAGATTGCCATGACAAAGTATAGGTCTTACTGGTCCAAATATGTGAAGTATGATCATCCCTATCTTCGGAACTGTAAGCTACATGAGTAA